A window from Mangifera indica cultivar Alphonso chromosome 2, CATAS_Mindica_2.1, whole genome shotgun sequence encodes these proteins:
- the LOC123209298 gene encoding fatty acyl-CoA reductase 1-like isoform X2 — MMIQVVETELFRVVRDELGVNLKSFISEKIVAVAGDVSDTNLGVKDSKLMEEMWTEIDLVLNFAAITNFDERYDYAYKVNTMGAFNVLNFAKNCIKINMLVHVSTAYVCGERSGLILENPINIGEALKKTCKLEITEENKLIEEKLNQLQAKGAGQIELASTMTDLGIKRATFYGWPNTYVFTKAMGEMMLGEYRENMPLVIIRPTMITSTFAEPFPGWIEGLRTIDGAIAGYGKGKLKFLLANTKSIFDVIPADMVVNSIIMAMAANTQQNSQIIYHIGSSRTNPIKMTDIHKFSRQYFIEHPLINKYGKPVKVCKGRFFNTPASFHTWIRISYVMPLKVLKLISIFNKSYRGICIDHDKKIKFAIRLVELYKPYMFFRGIFDDTNSQNLRLTMEENAQEANAFNFNPKDIDWEDYFINTHIAGLVKYVLKQ; from the exons ATGATGATACAGGTTGTGGAGACGGAGTTGTTTCGGGTGGTGAGGGATGAGCTTGGTGTCAACCTGAAATCCTTTATATCAGAAAAGATAGTTGCTGTCGCCGGTGATGTTTCTGATACCAACTTGGGAGTGAAAGATTCTAAACTAATGGAAGAAATGTGGACAGAAATTGACTTAGTATTAAATTTTGCTGCAATAACCAACTTTGACGAAAG gtatgACTATGCTTACAAGGTCAACACAATGGGAGCGTTCAACGTTTTGAACTTTGCAAAGAATTGcatcaaaataaatatgctTGTCCATGTTTCAACGG CATACGTGTGCGGTGAAAGATCAGGACTCATACTAGAAAACCCAATCAACATTGGTGAAGCTCtcaaaaaaacatgcaaatTGGAAATCActgaagaaaataaattgatagaagaaaaattaaatcaacttCAAGCTAAAGGTGCTGGCCAAATTGAGCTTGCCTCAACCATGACGGATTTGGGCATCAAAAG GGCCACGTTTTATGGATGGCCAAATACATACGTGTTTACAAAGGCTATGGGAGAGATGATGTTAGGAGAATATAGAGAGAATATGCCTCTAGTCATCATCCGGCCCACCATGATAACCAGTACATTTGCAGAACCATTTCCTGGTTGGATCGAAGGTTTGAG AACCATCGATGGGGCAATTGCGGGTTATGgtaaaggaaaattgaaattcttgCTCGCTAACACCAAGTCAATCTTTGATGTG ATCCCAGCGGACATGGTGGTGAATTCAATTATCATGGCTATGGCGGCAAATACACAACAAAATTCTCagataatttatcatattgGCTCATCTAGGACAAACCCCATAAAGATGACAGATATTCACAAGTTTtcgagacaatattttattgaaCATCCATTGATAAACAAATATGGGAAGCCTGTTAAAGTTTGCAAGGGCAGATTTTTTAACACACCAGCGAGTTTCCACACATGGATCCGTATTAGTTATGTGATGCCACTAAAG GTACtgaaattaatttcaattttcaacaaAAGTTATAGAGGCATTTGTATTGATCAcgacaaaaagattaaatttgcTATACGACTGGTGGAGCTTTACAAACCCTACATGTTCTTTAGGGGCAT CTTTGATGACACAAACTCACAAAATTTGCGATTGACAATGGAAGAGAATGCGCAAGAAGCTAATGCATTCAACTTCAATCCAAAAGACATTGATTGGGAAGACTACTTTATCAACACTCACATTGCTGGACTTGTAAAATATGTTCTTAAGCAATAA
- the LOC123209300 gene encoding phenylacetaldehyde reductase-like — MSSGEGKTVCVTGASGYIASWIVQLLLSRGYTVKATVRDPSDPRKTEHLVTLDGASERLQLFKANLLEEGSFDSVVEGCDGVFHTASPFYHDVKDPQVELIDPAVNGTLNVLNSCVKVPSIKRVVLTSSIAAVAYNGQPRNPDTVIDETWFSDQEFCKDSKLWYVLSKTMAEEAAWNFAKEKGMDIVSLNPAMVIGPLLQPTLNTSAAAILSLIKGAQTFPNATFGWVNVKDVATAHILAFEVPSASGRYCLVERVAHYSEVVKALSELYPTFQLPEKCMDDKPYVPTYQVSKEKANGLGLEFTPLEVSIKETVESLKEKAFVDF; from the exons atgagCAGTGGAGAAGGGAAGACCGTGTGCGTAACCGGAGCGTCCGGTTACATAGCTTCATGGATTGTGCAGCTTCTTCTTTCTCGCGGCTACACTGTCAAGGCCACTGTTCGTGACCCCA GTGATCCAAGAAAAACGGAGCACTTGGTTACACTTGATGGAGCTTCAGAGAGACTTCAGTTGTTTAAAGCAAACCTATTGGAAGAAGGATCCTTTGATTCTGTTGTTGAAGGATGTGATGGTGTTTTTCACACTGCCTCTCCTTTTTACCATGATGTCAAGGATCCACAG GTAGAGTTAATTGATCCTGCAGTGAATGGAACTCTTAATGTGCTTAACTCTTGTGTAAAAGTCCCTTCTATCAAACGAGTGGTCTTGACATCTTCAATCGCTGCAGTTGCATATAATGGACAACCCCGAAATCCAGATACAGTAATTGACGAGACTTGGTTTTCTGATCAAGAATTCTGCAAGGACTCTAAG cTTTGGTATGTGCTTTCAAAGACCATGGCAGAGGAAGCTGCCTGGAATTTTGCTAAGGAGAAGGGTATGGATATTGTTTCTCTAAACCCAGCAATGGTCATTGGTCCTCTCTTACAACCAACACTTAATACTAGTGCTGCAGCAATTCTAAGTTTaattaaag GAGCTCAAACTTTCCCCAATGCAACTTTTGGATGGGTTAATGTCAAAGATGTCGCAACTGCACATATCCTAGCTTTTGAGGTTCCATCAGCTAGTGGTAGATATTGTTTAGTTGAGAGAGTCGCACACTATTCAGAAGTTGTGAAAGCCTTAAGTGAGCTTTACCCCACTTTCCAGCTTCCTGAAAA GTGTATGGATGACAAGCCATATGTGCCAACATATCAGGTGTCGAAAGAAAAAGCGAATGGCTTGGGACTTGAGTTCACTCCCTTAGAAGTTAGCATCAAGGAGACAGTAGAATCTCTCAAGGAGAAGGCCTTTGTTGATTTCTGA
- the LOC123209298 gene encoding fatty acyl-CoA reductase 1-like isoform X1: protein MASISPLKFLKDKTILVTGATGFLAKVFVEKILRIQPNVKKLYLLVRARDSNFAMKRIFDEVVETELFRVVRDELGVNLKSFISEKIVAVAGDVSDTNLGVKDSKLMEEMWTEIDLVLNFAAITNFDERYDYAYKVNTMGAFNVLNFAKNCIKINMLVHVSTAYVCGERSGLILENPINIGEALKKTCKLEITEENKLIEEKLNQLQAKGAGQIELASTMTDLGIKRATFYGWPNTYVFTKAMGEMMLGEYRENMPLVIIRPTMITSTFAEPFPGWIEGLRTIDGAIAGYGKGKLKFLLANTKSIFDVIPADMVVNSIIMAMAANTQQNSQIIYHIGSSRTNPIKMTDIHKFSRQYFIEHPLINKYGKPVKVCKGRFFNTPASFHTWIRISYVMPLKVLKLISIFNKSYRGICIDHDKKIKFAIRLVELYKPYMFFRGIFDDTNSQNLRLTMEENAQEANAFNFNPKDIDWEDYFINTHIAGLVKYVLKQ from the exons ATGGCATCCATTAGCCCTCTCAAGTTTCTGaaagataaaactattttaGTCACTGGTGCCACAGGCTTTCTAGCAAAGG TTTTTGTAGAGAAGATACTGAGGATTCAACCGAATGTTAAAAAGTTGTATCTTCTTGTGAGAGCACGAGATTCAAACTTTGCAATGAAACGAATTTTTGACGAG GTTGTGGAGACGGAGTTGTTTCGGGTGGTGAGGGATGAGCTTGGTGTCAACCTGAAATCCTTTATATCAGAAAAGATAGTTGCTGTCGCCGGTGATGTTTCTGATACCAACTTGGGAGTGAAAGATTCTAAACTAATGGAAGAAATGTGGACAGAAATTGACTTAGTATTAAATTTTGCTGCAATAACCAACTTTGACGAAAG gtatgACTATGCTTACAAGGTCAACACAATGGGAGCGTTCAACGTTTTGAACTTTGCAAAGAATTGcatcaaaataaatatgctTGTCCATGTTTCAACGG CATACGTGTGCGGTGAAAGATCAGGACTCATACTAGAAAACCCAATCAACATTGGTGAAGCTCtcaaaaaaacatgcaaatTGGAAATCActgaagaaaataaattgatagaagaaaaattaaatcaacttCAAGCTAAAGGTGCTGGCCAAATTGAGCTTGCCTCAACCATGACGGATTTGGGCATCAAAAG GGCCACGTTTTATGGATGGCCAAATACATACGTGTTTACAAAGGCTATGGGAGAGATGATGTTAGGAGAATATAGAGAGAATATGCCTCTAGTCATCATCCGGCCCACCATGATAACCAGTACATTTGCAGAACCATTTCCTGGTTGGATCGAAGGTTTGAG AACCATCGATGGGGCAATTGCGGGTTATGgtaaaggaaaattgaaattcttgCTCGCTAACACCAAGTCAATCTTTGATGTG ATCCCAGCGGACATGGTGGTGAATTCAATTATCATGGCTATGGCGGCAAATACACAACAAAATTCTCagataatttatcatattgGCTCATCTAGGACAAACCCCATAAAGATGACAGATATTCACAAGTTTtcgagacaatattttattgaaCATCCATTGATAAACAAATATGGGAAGCCTGTTAAAGTTTGCAAGGGCAGATTTTTTAACACACCAGCGAGTTTCCACACATGGATCCGTATTAGTTATGTGATGCCACTAAAG GTACtgaaattaatttcaattttcaacaaAAGTTATAGAGGCATTTGTATTGATCAcgacaaaaagattaaatttgcTATACGACTGGTGGAGCTTTACAAACCCTACATGTTCTTTAGGGGCAT CTTTGATGACACAAACTCACAAAATTTGCGATTGACAATGGAAGAGAATGCGCAAGAAGCTAATGCATTCAACTTCAATCCAAAAGACATTGATTGGGAAGACTACTTTATCAACACTCACATTGCTGGACTTGTAAAATATGTTCTTAAGCAATAA